A genomic region of Sneathia sanguinegens contains the following coding sequences:
- a CDS encoding pseudouridine synthase, translated as MRLDKYLANSGIGTRTEVKKIIKSKKIKVNNKIITDPSFCLDEDFAEVSFLDTKISYKPFRYIMLNKPKNVVSASYDKTYTTVIDLVKKDFSTYKLFPIGRLDIDTVGLLILTNDGELTHNLLSPKKHIKKTYYVEYEKEMSISDMNKLEKGIDFGSYITKADAKVEILSAKSCYLTITEGKFHQIKKMFKALKNEVLFLKRVKMNKLELDVKLNYGEYRELTEDELKLLKD; from the coding sequence ATGAGATTAGACAAATATTTAGCAAATTCTGGTATTGGAACAAGAACAGAAGTAAAAAAAATAATAAAATCTAAAAAAATAAAAGTGAATAATAAGATTATAACAGATCCTTCTTTTTGTTTAGATGAAGACTTTGCTGAAGTAAGTTTTTTAGATACTAAAATTAGTTATAAACCCTTTAGATATATTATGTTAAATAAACCTAAAAATGTAGTGAGTGCTAGTTATGATAAAACTTATACAACAGTTATAGATCTTGTAAAAAAAGATTTTTCAACATATAAGTTATTTCCAATAGGAAGATTAGATATTGATACTGTAGGTTTATTAATTTTAACTAATGATGGTGAACTTACACATAATTTGTTAAGTCCAAAAAAACATATAAAAAAAACATATTATGTTGAATATGAAAAAGAAATGTCTATTTCTGACATGAATAAATTAGAAAAAGGAATAGATTTTGGTTCATATATAACAAAAGCTGATGCAAAAGTTGAGATTCTGTCGGCTAAATCTTGTTATTTAACAATAACAGAAGGTAAATTTCATCAGATAAAAAAAATGTTCAAAGCATTAAAAAATGAAGTTTTATTTTTAAAAAGAGTAAAAATGAATAAACTTGAACTTGATGTAAAATTAAACTATGGAGAATATAGGGAATTAACAGAAGATGAATTAAAATTATTAAAGGATTGA
- the dnaX gene encoding DNA polymerase III subunit gamma/tau, which yields MNTTLYRKYRPNTFDNVFGQKYIKKSIINSLNENKLAHAYLFCGPRGVGKTTIARIIAKGVNCLKNGISSKPCLECESCISISKGNNLDVIEIDAASNRGIDEIRSLKEAINYQPVRCRKKVYIIDEIHMLTNEAFNALLKTLEEPPEHVIFILATTELNKLPETIISRCVCFNFKPLVEEEALEMLKNCTTKEKIDISDDSLKLIIKKSGGSARDAFSILEQVITTNLNEKINLELVEKTLGIVASDYYVKFNDLLKKQNKEEIISFIDKLYIESIQIDVFLRDFCDYLKVNEKDIEYASKIIGTIYQALNEFKYEDDLRIISYIIIFNILKLQKNSVKEKVIINSNNTMQEFSYEKLLNKLKNDGFNIYYSLLSEFQFVEIRNATIYLKQITNKNSTKLLIENDEIKREIEEEIYELLNVRYIIEIIYKNNKSDKLDNFEKKVRSLFEVPRI from the coding sequence ATGAATACAACTTTATATAGAAAATATAGACCTAATACATTTGATAATGTTTTTGGTCAAAAATATATTAAAAAATCTATAATAAATTCTTTAAATGAAAATAAACTTGCACATGCTTATCTATTTTGCGGACCTCGTGGTGTAGGTAAAACAACAATAGCAAGAATCATAGCAAAAGGAGTTAATTGTTTAAAAAATGGTATTAGTTCTAAGCCTTGTCTTGAATGTGAAAGTTGTATTTCAATATCAAAGGGAAACAATTTGGATGTAATTGAAATTGATGCTGCATCGAATAGAGGAATAGATGAAATTAGATCTTTAAAAGAAGCAATTAATTATCAACCTGTTAGATGTAGAAAAAAGGTATATATTATTGATGAAATTCATATGTTAACTAATGAAGCATTCAATGCACTATTAAAAACTCTTGAAGAGCCACCTGAACATGTTATCTTCATTCTAGCAACTACGGAATTAAATAAATTACCTGAAACAATAATTTCTAGATGTGTTTGTTTTAATTTTAAACCTTTAGTTGAAGAAGAAGCCTTAGAAATGCTTAAAAATTGTACTACAAAGGAAAAAATAGATATTAGTGATGATAGTTTAAAATTAATTATTAAAAAATCTGGTGGTAGTGCAAGAGATGCTTTTTCAATATTAGAACAAGTTATTACAACAAATTTAAATGAAAAAATAAATTTAGAGCTTGTAGAAAAAACTCTAGGAATTGTTGCAAGTGATTACTATGTTAAATTCAATGATTTATTGAAAAAACAAAATAAAGAAGAAATAATTTCTTTCATTGATAAGCTTTATATAGAATCCATACAAATTGATGTTTTTTTAAGAGATTTTTGCGATTATTTAAAAGTAAATGAAAAAGATATTGAATATGCAAGTAAAATTATTGGAACAATTTATCAAGCTTTAAATGAATTTAAATATGAAGATGATCTTAGAATTATATCATATATAATAATTTTTAATATTCTTAAATTACAAAAGAATAGTGTAAAAGAAAAAGTTATTATTAATTCAAATAATACAATGCAAGAATTTTCATATGAAAAATTATTAAATAAATTGAAAAATGATGGTTTCAATATATATTATTCTTTACTTTCTGAATTTCAATTTGTAGAAATAAGAAATGCAACTATTTATTTAAAACAAATAACAAATAAGAATTCAACAAAATTATTAATCGAAAATGATGAGATTAAAAGAGAGATTGAAGAAGAAATATATGAATTACTTAATGTTCGATATATTATTGAAATTATTTATAAAAATAATAAGAGTGATAAACTTGATAACTTTGAAAAAAAGGTTAGAAGTTTATTTGAAGTACCAAGAATATAG
- the rplI gene encoding 50S ribosomal protein L9 produces the protein MKIKVILLETVKGIGKKDEIVSVKDGYANNFLFSSKKAIPATNENLNKLRQKGEKKLNDEQKEIKKANEIKEILDGKTINLSVKSGENGKVFGSIGSKEIMAEIKKQFNYSVDRKQMPSDIRIKEIGLHKLILKLHKGINAEIKINVMGV, from the coding sequence ATGAAAATCAAGGTTATATTATTAGAAACAGTAAAAGGCATAGGGAAAAAAGATGAAATAGTCTCTGTAAAAGATGGATATGCAAATAACTTCTTATTTTCTTCTAAAAAAGCTATACCAGCTACTAATGAAAATTTAAATAAGCTTAGACAAAAAGGTGAAAAAAAGCTTAATGATGAACAAAAAGAAATAAAAAAAGCAAATGAAATAAAGGAAATTTTGGATGGTAAAACTATTAATTTATCAGTAAAATCTGGAGAAAATGGAAAAGTTTTTGGTTCTATTGGTTCAAAGGAAATAATGGCAGAAATAAAAAAACAATTTAATTATTCTGTTGATAGAAAACAAATGCCATCAGATATAAGAATAAAAGAAATTGGATTACATAAATTAATCCTAAAATTGCATAAGGGTATTAATGCAGAAATAAAAATAAATGTTATGGGGGTTTAA
- the dnaB gene encoding replicative DNA helicase produces MDELTSTEEIEEAILGIMFNNSDSIISVLEKLTPEDFSKKINGKVFQVLIDIYNNDYSSADTKLVTIKLEEANLLESFGGREKIAQLAMDAPLSDNLEAYVDSLKDRSVKLKLKNICTEIGNEINRNYKSANDILDYSQAKIFSIEAEKNKNPIVSLKDLGKERMQRIIKIGDEGDKSYIGIPTNFRDYDKITGGLHGSDLIILAARPSVGKTAFAINLAYNVAKQNKKVLFFSLEMGNEQLYTRILALSSGIEARKIKDFNLNKEETLACVKTEEKIRNYPLYIAGDATVTVLEIKNLARRFKLNTGLDFIIIDYLQLINSVSQNKQREQQVSEISRSLKLLAKELDVPILALSQLSRSVESRSDKRPMLSDLRESGAIEQDADQVIFLHREEYYGKDEKSDSAEEKKEFVKNVPNKVEVIIGKHRNGSTGTVFLSFDLAHQKFDNNIYTQGGTN; encoded by the coding sequence ATGGATGAACTTACAAGTACTGAAGAAATTGAAGAAGCAATTTTAGGTATTATGTTTAATAATAGTGATTCTATTATTTCAGTTTTAGAAAAACTAACTCCTGAAGACTTTAGTAAGAAAATAAATGGTAAGGTATTTCAAGTTTTAATTGATATATATAATAATGATTATTCTTCAGCAGATACAAAACTTGTAACAATAAAATTAGAAGAAGCTAATTTATTAGAATCATTCGGAGGAAGGGAAAAAATTGCTCAATTGGCAATGGATGCACCTTTATCAGATAATTTAGAGGCTTATGTTGATTCTTTAAAAGATAGATCAGTAAAATTAAAATTAAAAAATATTTGTACAGAAATAGGAAATGAAATTAATAGAAATTATAAGAGTGCAAATGACATACTTGATTATTCACAAGCCAAAATATTTTCTATAGAAGCTGAAAAAAATAAAAATCCTATAGTTAGTTTAAAAGACTTAGGAAAAGAAAGAATGCAAAGAATTATAAAAATTGGAGATGAAGGGGATAAAAGTTATATAGGTATACCAACAAATTTTAGAGATTACGATAAAATAACTGGTGGTCTACATGGTTCTGATTTGATAATATTAGCTGCAAGACCTTCAGTAGGGAAAACAGCCTTTGCCATTAATTTAGCCTATAATGTAGCAAAACAAAATAAAAAGGTTTTATTCTTTTCATTAGAAATGGGTAATGAACAATTATATACAAGAATATTAGCATTAAGTTCAGGAATAGAAGCAAGAAAAATAAAGGATTTTAACTTAAATAAAGAAGAAACTCTAGCCTGTGTAAAAACAGAAGAAAAAATTAGAAATTATCCTTTATATATTGCAGGAGATGCAACTGTTACAGTACTTGAAATTAAAAATTTAGCAAGAAGATTTAAATTAAATACTGGGCTTGATTTTATAATAATTGATTATTTACAATTAATAAATAGTGTTTCTCAAAATAAGCAAAGAGAACAACAGGTTTCTGAAATATCAAGATCATTGAAATTGTTAGCTAAGGAATTGGATGTTCCTATTTTAGCCTTATCACAATTGTCAAGAAGTGTAGAAAGTCGTTCAGATAAAAGACCTATGTTATCGGACTTAAGAGAATCTGGTGCTATAGAACAAGATGCTGACCAAGTTATTTTTCTACATAGAGAAGAGTATTATGGAAAAGATGAAAAATCTGATTCAGCTGAAGAAAAAAAAGAATTTGTAAAAAATGTACCTAACAAAGTTGAGGTAATAATTGGAAAACATAGAAATGGTTCAACAGGTACTGTATTTTTAAGCTTTGATTTAGCACATCAAAAATTTGACAATAATATCTATACACAAGGAGGAACAAATTGA
- a CDS encoding peptidase U32 family protein produces MNKVELLSPAGNMEKLKEAFHFGADACYIGGGAFNLRGMSANFRNKELEEAIEYAHSLGKKIYVTLNIFAHNKDIDYMPRFIKFLASVKADGVIVSDLGVFSMVKEYAPSLDIHISTQANSINWATVKMWRDMGATRVILAREMTLKEIKEIKDRVPGIQIEAFIHGAMCMAYSGRCLLSNYFTNRDANRGVCAQDCRWKYKIVAEDHEATGAHDIIEDNEGTYILNAKDLCTIEFIDKIIEAGVDSLKIEGRMKSIYYNSTVTKQYREAIDCYYTGNYKYNPKWKYELQTISHRLYSKGFFFGKTSQEDQNYDTNISYSQTYQLVANVMEKVAENKYKIYIRNKLDTSKELELIRPKSDPIKFYVKDFLNTKNDEFTQVVNPNTIAIIETDIEMGKYDLIRIKLPVGQAESDLDTENI; encoded by the coding sequence TTGAATAAAGTAGAATTACTATCACCAGCAGGGAATATGGAAAAATTAAAAGAAGCCTTCCATTTTGGTGCTGATGCTTGCTATATAGGTGGTGGTGCATTTAATTTAAGAGGAATGTCTGCTAATTTTAGAAATAAAGAACTTGAAGAAGCGATAGAATATGCACATAGTTTAGGTAAAAAAATTTATGTTACTCTTAATATCTTTGCACATAATAAGGACATAGATTATATGCCTAGATTCATAAAATTTTTAGCAAGTGTAAAAGCTGATGGAGTAATTGTCAGCGACTTAGGAGTATTTAGCATGGTTAAAGAATATGCACCAAGTCTTGATATACATATTAGTACACAAGCAAATAGTATAAATTGGGCAACAGTTAAAATGTGGAGAGATATGGGTGCAACAAGAGTAATACTAGCTAGAGAAATGACATTAAAAGAGATCAAAGAAATAAAGGATCGTGTACCAGGAATACAAATAGAAGCATTTATACATGGTGCAATGTGTATGGCATACTCAGGTCGTTGTTTATTAAGTAACTATTTTACAAATAGAGATGCAAATAGAGGTGTTTGTGCTCAAGATTGCAGATGGAAATATAAAATAGTTGCTGAAGATCATGAAGCTACAGGGGCTCATGATATCATTGAAGATAATGAAGGTACATATATCTTAAATGCAAAAGATTTATGTACAATTGAATTTATTGATAAAATAATAGAAGCAGGAGTAGATTCACTTAAAATTGAAGGTCGTATGAAAAGTATCTATTATAATTCAACAGTTACAAAGCAATATAGAGAAGCGATTGATTGTTATTATACAGGAAATTATAAATATAATCCAAAATGGAAATATGAATTACAAACAATAAGTCATAGACTATACTCAAAAGGATTTTTCTTTGGAAAAACTTCACAAGAAGATCAAAATTACGATACTAATATTTCATATAGTCAAACATATCAATTAGTTGCAAATGTAATGGAAAAAGTTGCTGAAAATAAATATAAAATATATATTAGAAATAAATTAGATACAAGCAAGGAATTGGAATTGATAAGACCTAAATCAGATCCGATAAAATTTTATGTTAAAGATTTTCTCAATACAAAAAATGATGAGTTTACACAAGTAGTTAATCCGAATACGATAGCTATTATTGAAACAGATATTGAAATGGGAAAATATGATTTAATAAGAATAAAATTACCTGTTGGGCAAGCTGAAAGTGATTTAGATACTGAAAATATTTAG
- a CDS encoding response regulator transcription factor — translation MEDKILIIEDDEKISRLIEMELKFEGYETEKAYDGRDGLEKALKKDCVLVLLDLMLPKMNGIEVCKRIREVSQVPIIILTAKDEVTDKVIGLDYGADDYMTKPFSNEELIARIKALLRRVNHVSKPDVFVYEDLKIDYKTYEVYRGDKLISLSKKEFELLDYLVLNKGIVLSRNKILEEVWGYDYVGNDNILDLYIKYVRDKIDKNYDRKFIQTIRGVGFIFK, via the coding sequence ATGGAAGATAAAATATTAATTATAGAAGATGATGAAAAAATTTCTCGTTTAATAGAAATGGAATTAAAATTTGAGGGTTATGAAACCGAAAAAGCCTATGATGGTCGTGATGGACTAGAAAAAGCTCTAAAAAAAGATTGCGTATTAGTATTACTAGATCTTATGCTTCCAAAAATGAATGGTATAGAAGTTTGTAAAAGAATAAGAGAAGTTTCACAGGTTCCAATAATAATTTTAACAGCAAAAGATGAAGTTACAGATAAGGTTATTGGTTTAGATTATGGTGCTGATGATTATATGACAAAACCATTTTCAAATGAAGAGCTTATTGCAAGAATTAAGGCTTTGTTAAGAAGAGTGAATCATGTATCAAAACCAGATGTATTTGTCTATGAAGATTTAAAAATTGATTATAAGACTTATGAAGTGTATAGGGGAGATAAATTAATTTCGCTATCAAAGAAAGAATTTGAATTATTAGACTACTTGGTCTTAAATAAAGGAATTGTTCTTTCTAGAAACAAAATATTAGAGGAAGTTTGGGGTTATGATTATGTTGGCAATGATAATATCCTAGATTTATATATAAAATATGTTCGAGATAAAATTGATAAAAATTATGATAGAAAATTTATACAAACAATAAGAGGTGTGGGGTTTATTTTTAAATGA
- a CDS encoding sensor histidine kinase: MKKVKLKFANRISLIFVIIFLITMFFCGFFVINFINLKNTSYNKQLYSKKISEIDIFLNKISNFATKYKTITLELNPKIENQQIVYSQPFEPGVEKYSYIIRVRNAKNYDQIALNTFNAKKNDNSTKIKLTTINEIIGKKKINKNIATHYTENEHIFDIIRINRTICGNVFDIYIFKDVTSDVIITKTLILLFILYTLISLAIIVFMSNKITSKMLRPINDIIKIAQTISTKDLKVRIKQTNNGDEIDNLITIINNMLERLNIAFDNQSKFISDVSHELRTPLAIIKGYAELIKRHGDSQNELITDSVDLIIDESNNMKSLIEKLLFLAKGDANTVKINIDTFDSVAFINQVYTDALFLAKKHNIIIENNEKYTILADRSLLLQAIRTIIENSIKYSKNGTNIYINSYYEQNKKEAIISIRDEGIGIEEKYFEKIFERFYRVDESRTKNTGGTGLGLSIVKKVMDIHGGLVEVKSKINEGTTIILHIPSKIKSNK; this comes from the coding sequence ATGAAGAAAGTAAAATTAAAATTCGCAAATAGAATTTCTCTAATATTTGTTATAATTTTTCTTATTACAATGTTTTTTTGTGGTTTCTTCGTTATTAATTTTATCAATTTAAAAAACACTTCATATAATAAGCAATTATATAGCAAAAAAATAAGTGAAATTGATATATTTTTAAATAAAATTTCTAATTTTGCAACTAAATATAAGACTATTACTTTGGAACTTAATCCAAAAATAGAAAATCAACAAATAGTATATTCGCAACCTTTTGAACCTGGAGTTGAAAAATATAGCTATATTATAAGAGTTAGAAATGCAAAGAATTATGACCAAATAGCATTAAATACTTTTAATGCAAAAAAAAATGATAATTCTACAAAAATAAAATTAACAACTATTAATGAAATTATTGGAAAGAAAAAAATAAATAAAAATATTGCAACACATTACACTGAAAATGAACATATTTTTGATATTATACGAATAAATAGGACTATTTGTGGTAATGTTTTTGATATTTATATTTTTAAAGATGTTACAAGTGATGTTATTATTACAAAAACTTTAATTCTTCTTTTTATACTTTATACTTTAATATCACTTGCGATTATTGTTTTTATGTCTAATAAAATTACAAGTAAGATGTTAAGACCAATTAATGATATTATTAAAATTGCTCAAACTATATCAACAAAAGACTTAAAGGTTAGAATAAAACAAACAAATAATGGCGATGAAATTGATAATCTAATTACAATAATAAATAATATGTTAGAAAGATTAAATATTGCCTTTGATAATCAATCAAAATTTATTTCAGATGTTTCACATGAACTTAGAACACCTCTTGCAATTATAAAAGGTTATGCAGAGTTAATTAAAAGACATGGTGATAGTCAAAATGAATTAATAACTGATTCTGTTGATTTAATAATTGATGAATCTAATAATATGAAAAGTTTGATAGAAAAATTACTATTTTTGGCAAAGGGAGATGCAAATACTGTAAAAATTAATATAGACACTTTTGATTCAGTTGCATTTATAAATCAAGTATATACAGATGCCTTGTTTTTAGCTAAAAAGCATAATATAATAATAGAAAATAATGAAAAATATACTATTTTAGCTGATAGAAGCTTATTATTACAAGCAATTAGAACTATAATTGAAAATAGTATAAAATATTCAAAAAATGGTACAAATATTTATATAAATTCATATTATGAACAAAATAAAAAAGAAGCTATTATCTCTATTAGAGATGAAGGAATAGGTATAGAAGAAAAATATTTTGAAAAAATATTTGAAAGATTTTATAGAGTTGATGAATCTAGAACAAAAAATACTGGTGGAACAGGTTTAGGTTTATCCATTGTAAAAAAAGTAATGGATATACATGGAGGACTTGTAGAAGTTAAATCTAAAATTAATGAGGGAACGACAATAATCTTACACATACCTTCAAAAATAAAAAGCAATAAGTAG
- the truB gene encoding tRNA pseudouridine(55) synthase TruB, whose amino-acid sequence MENSKIILINKRAGVSSHTVIKEVQKKYNFKKIGHAGTLDPMAEGLLIAMSNNATKLSDLLMKKNKTYVVKMELGYETDTLDSEGTILKKANYNVDLPSVNKVLKEFIGESYQIPPMFSAIKYKGQKLYKLARKNIQVELTQRKIFIESFENVEYNKGIISFKVTVSSGTYIRSLVRDIAYKLKTYGTMIYLLRERIDKLCVPQNDEITFYNVQDYFKLNKINLNFNELMHILNGMTLKMDKNIPEESLHCYFNDEYLGIVNVINSNKIKKSKFFVTKEDYEKSKKSCNSCCGDRD is encoded by the coding sequence ATGGAAAATTCAAAAATAATTTTAATAAATAAACGAGCTGGAGTTAGCTCACATACTGTAATTAAGGAAGTGCAGAAAAAATATAATTTTAAAAAGATAGGACATGCAGGGACTTTAGATCCAATGGCAGAAGGTTTGCTAATAGCGATGAGTAATAATGCAACAAAATTATCTGATCTACTTATGAAGAAAAATAAGACTTATGTTGTAAAAATGGAATTAGGTTATGAAACAGATACCCTTGATTCTGAAGGTACTATTTTAAAAAAAGCAAATTATAATGTTGATTTGCCTAGTGTTAATAAGGTTTTAAAAGAATTTATAGGTGAAAGCTACCAAATTCCTCCTATGTTTTCTGCAATAAAATATAAGGGACAAAAATTATATAAACTTGCTAGAAAAAATATACAAGTTGAACTTACACAAAGAAAGATTTTTATTGAATCCTTTGAAAATGTTGAGTATAATAAGGGTATAATTAGCTTTAAAGTCACAGTATCTAGCGGTACATATATAAGATCCCTAGTTAGAGATATAGCATATAAATTAAAAACATATGGTACTATGATTTATTTATTAAGAGAAAGAATAGATAAGCTTTGTGTACCCCAAAATGATGAAATTACTTTTTATAATGTGCAAGACTATTTTAAGTTGAATAAAATAAATTTAAATTTTAATGAATTGATGCATATTTTAAATGGGATGACTTTAAAAATGGATAAAAATATACCTGAGGAAAGCTTACATTGTTATTTTAATGATGAATATTTAGGTATAGTAAATGTTATAAATTCAAACAAAATAAAGAAGAGTAAATTCTTTGTAACAAAGGAGGATTATGAAAAGAGTAAGAAAAGCTGTAATTCCTGCTGCGGGGATAGGGACTAG